Proteins encoded together in one Lysobacterales bacterium window:
- a CDS encoding cytochrome c5 family protein translates to MKKSILALLIVASLAACKPQDPAPLPAEATAAPAPVAAPAEPAPVADPAAVDPTAAPAEGAAPADGAAPVDAAPAAVATVDGEAVYKKACVLCHGAGVAGAPKFGDAADWGTRAAQGEAMLFEHAIKGFTGQKGMMPAKGGSVGLSDDEVKAAVTYMVEHSK, encoded by the coding sequence ATGAAGAAGTCGATCCTTGCGCTCCTGATCGTTGCCTCGCTCGCCGCCTGCAAGCCGCAGGACCCGGCGCCGCTGCCGGCCGAAGCCACCGCTGCTCCGGCCCCGGTTGCCGCACCCGCCGAGCCGGCACCAGTTGCCGATCCTGCCGCTGTCGATCCCACCGCAGCCCCGGCCGAAGGTGCTGCGCCTGCCGATGGCGCTGCTCCGGTGGATGCCGCGCCGGCTGCCGTGGCCACGGTCGATGGCGAAGCCGTGTACAAGAAGGCCTGCGTGCTCTGCCACGGCGCCGGTGTCGCCGGTGCGCCGAAGTTCGGCGATGCCGCAGACTGGGGGACGCGCGCCGCGCAGGGCGAGGCGATGCTGTTCGAGCATGCGATCAAGGGCTTCACCGGCCAGAAGGGCATGATGCCGGCCAAGGGCGGCTCGGTCGGTCTGTCCGACGACGAGGTCAAGGCTGCCGTGACCTACATGGTCGAGCACTCGAAGTGA
- a CDS encoding ABC transporter ATP-binding protein, producing MHPLTRLFAFARPYRRNAGLASMFSVLNKFFDVLPELLIGVAVDVVVNQKQSFLAGLGIIEPMTQLWWLVALTVLIWVCESLFEYLYALKWRGLAQDLQHELRQAAYAHVQKLPPDFIARERSGKLMALMNEDVNQIERFLNTGANDLIQVFCSSLMVGAVFFVITSKLAVLALLPIPLILFGAFWFQRRLYPRYAAARDAAAVVSNRLNNNLGGMATIQAYTAEAFESEHVRAASEQFRARNADAIRVSAAITPVIRMAILAGFVATLLYGGHLALSGEIGVGSYSALVYLTQRLLWPLTRLADMTDLYQRAMASVNRVMDLLETPIARRGDAAIAQRPQGALRFEHVGFAYADTPTLIDVSLEVPAGQTIALVGGTGSGKSTLLKLLLRFHDPASGRILLDGADLAAIDPVALRKRIGYVAQDPFLTDGSIADNIAYGEREPDRARVEAAARAAEAHDFIAALPNGYASAVGERGANLSGGQRQRIALARALYRDPVILILDEATSAVDNETEAAIQRSLAHVSKGRTTIVVAHRLSTVSHADCIHVIDQGHLRESGTHDQLLASNGTYAALWRLQTGE from the coding sequence ATCCACCCGTTGACCCGACTGTTCGCGTTCGCGCGACCGTATCGCCGCAATGCCGGCCTGGCATCGATGTTCTCGGTGCTGAACAAGTTCTTCGACGTGTTGCCGGAGTTGCTGATCGGCGTTGCGGTCGATGTTGTCGTGAACCAGAAGCAGAGTTTCCTGGCCGGGCTCGGCATCATCGAGCCGATGACCCAGTTGTGGTGGCTGGTCGCGTTGACCGTGCTGATCTGGGTTTGCGAGTCCCTGTTCGAATACCTGTACGCGCTGAAGTGGCGCGGGCTGGCGCAGGACCTGCAGCACGAGTTGCGCCAGGCGGCGTATGCGCATGTGCAGAAACTGCCGCCGGACTTCATCGCGCGCGAACGCAGCGGCAAGCTGATGGCGCTGATGAACGAGGACGTGAACCAGATCGAGCGTTTCCTCAACACCGGCGCGAACGACCTGATCCAGGTGTTCTGCTCGTCGCTGATGGTCGGCGCGGTGTTCTTCGTGATCACCAGCAAGCTTGCGGTGCTGGCCCTGCTGCCGATCCCGCTGATCCTGTTCGGTGCATTCTGGTTCCAGCGGCGGCTGTATCCGCGCTATGCGGCGGCGCGCGATGCAGCAGCGGTGGTGTCGAACCGGCTCAACAACAACCTCGGCGGCATGGCCACGATCCAGGCCTATACCGCCGAGGCCTTCGAGAGCGAACACGTGCGCGCGGCCTCGGAGCAGTTCCGCGCGCGCAATGCCGACGCGATCCGCGTATCGGCGGCGATCACGCCGGTGATCCGCATGGCGATCCTGGCCGGCTTCGTCGCGACCCTGTTGTATGGCGGTCATCTCGCCCTGAGCGGCGAGATCGGCGTCGGCAGCTACTCGGCACTGGTGTACCTGACCCAGCGTCTGCTGTGGCCGCTGACACGCCTCGCCGACATGACCGACCTTTATCAGCGCGCGATGGCTTCGGTGAATCGGGTGATGGACTTGCTGGAGACACCGATTGCCCGACGCGGCGACGCCGCAATCGCGCAGCGGCCGCAGGGCGCGCTGCGCTTCGAGCATGTGGGTTTCGCCTATGCCGACACACCGACGCTGATCGACGTCAGTCTCGAGGTGCCGGCCGGGCAGACGATCGCACTGGTTGGCGGCACCGGCAGCGGCAAGAGCACGCTGCTCAAGCTGCTGCTGCGCTTCCACGATCCGGCCAGCGGCCGCATCCTGCTCGATGGCGCCGACCTCGCCGCGATCGATCCGGTCGCGCTTCGCAAGCGCATCGGCTACGTTGCCCAAGACCCGTTCCTGACGGACGGCAGCATCGCCGACAACATCGCCTACGGCGAACGCGAACCTGATCGCGCCCGCGTCGAGGCCGCCGCACGCGCGGCCGAAGCACATGACTTCATCGCCGCATTGCCGAATGGATACGCGAGCGCCGTCGGCGAACGCGGCGCCAATCTCTCCGGCGGCCAACGCCAACGCATCGCGCTCGCGCGTGCGCTCTATCGCGATCCGGTCATCCTGATCCTCGACGAAGCCACCTCCGCCGTCGACAACGAAACCGAAGCCGCCATCCAGCGCTCGCTCGCCCACGTTTCCAAGGGCCGCACCACCATCGTCGTCGCCCACCGCCTCTCGACCGTGAGTCACGCGGACTGCATCCACGTCATCGACCAGGGCCACCTGCGCGAATCCGGCACCCACGACCAACTGCTCGCCAGCAACGGCACCTACGCCGCGCTGTGGCGGTTGCAGACGGGGGAGTGA
- a CDS encoding nucleotidyltransferase domain-containing protein — translation MPKFYRELSVSASTAYAQVHAAAMALELARDVSHLQGSFATKTVRGSRHWYFAFREPDQRIRQIYVGPDSAEVRALVERARANAPIAALKPLAKSAASLGNATVQRKHLSVILRLNEFGFFRAGGVLVGTHAFLAYANQLGLQWAGCDQTADVDFAHAGRNVSIALPADVDSTPHAALTTMEEGFLPLVQYRGQAGASYRKRDEPEFQVDFLTPKTGRTDDPIEVGHLDVALQPLRFMEFSLEGIEQATLFEQTGRCVVVSLPAPARYAVHKLLIVGERSGAYRAKIAKDVAQAASLIEYFASNDIDPLIAAWHDARGRGPGWRKRADEGLRALRSVASEHAALLGGSKSRSP, via the coding sequence ATGCCCAAGTTCTATCGCGAGCTTTCGGTGTCGGCGTCGACGGCGTATGCGCAGGTGCATGCGGCGGCGATGGCGCTGGAGTTGGCGCGGGATGTGTCGCACCTGCAGGGGAGCTTCGCGACCAAGACCGTGCGTGGCAGTCGGCATTGGTATTTTGCGTTTCGCGAGCCCGATCAGCGAATCCGACAGATCTATGTCGGGCCCGATTCTGCCGAAGTGCGTGCGCTGGTCGAGCGCGCCAGGGCCAATGCGCCGATTGCGGCGTTGAAGCCGCTGGCGAAGAGTGCGGCATCACTGGGCAACGCCACCGTGCAGCGCAAGCACCTGTCGGTGATCCTGCGCCTCAACGAGTTCGGCTTCTTCCGCGCCGGCGGCGTGCTCGTAGGCACGCATGCGTTTCTTGCGTATGCGAACCAGCTTGGATTGCAGTGGGCCGGCTGCGACCAGACGGCGGATGTCGATTTTGCGCATGCCGGCCGCAATGTCTCGATTGCCTTGCCGGCCGATGTCGACTCGACGCCGCACGCCGCGCTGACGACGATGGAGGAAGGCTTCCTGCCGCTCGTGCAGTATCGCGGCCAAGCCGGCGCGAGTTATCGCAAGAGGGACGAGCCCGAGTTCCAGGTCGACTTCCTGACACCGAAGACCGGTCGTACTGACGACCCCATCGAGGTCGGGCACCTCGACGTCGCGCTGCAGCCACTTCGGTTCATGGAATTTTCGCTCGAAGGCATTGAGCAGGCGACCTTGTTCGAGCAGACCGGCCGCTGCGTCGTCGTCAGCCTGCCGGCGCCCGCGCGCTACGCCGTGCACAAGTTGCTCATCGTCGGCGAGCGCAGCGGGGCCTATCGCGCCAAGATCGCCAAGGATGTGGCGCAGGCCGCATCGCTGATCGAGTATTTCGCGAGCAACGACATTGATCCGCTGATCGCCGCCTGGCACGACGCGCGTGGGCGTGGCCCGGGTTGGCGCAAGCGCGCCGACGAAGGCCTGCGCGCATTGCGTTCGGTCGCTTCCGAGCACGCGGCCTTGCTGGGCGGGTCGAAGTCAAGGTCACCCTGA
- the metH gene encoding methionine synthase, which translates to MTVLPWLHPSRVAALEAALVHRILILDGAMGTMLQRHALDEAGFRGDRFLAGHACGGACAAHGPHDHAQKDLKGNNDLLSLTQPQLIRDVHRQYLEAGADLLETNTFNATRVSQSDYELERIVYELNREGARLARLECDAMEARTPAQPRFVVGVLGPTSRTASLSPDVNNPGFRNIDFDALVATYREAADGLIDGGSDAIMVETIFDTLNAKAALFALDEVFAARGARLPLMISGTITDRSGRTLSGQTAEAFWYSVRHAKPLSIGFNCALGAKDLRVHLDVLSEIADTHVSTHPNAGLPNAFGGYDETPEDMAAVLGEFARAGLLNIVGGCCGTTPEHIAAIAAAVRGVAPRALATPAPYTRLAGLEPFVITPTTNFVNVGERTNVTGSAQFRKLIKEDRYDEALVVARQQVESGAQIIDVNMDEGLLDSKAAMQKFLYLIASEPDIARVPVMIDSSKWEVIEAGLKCVQGKAIVNSISLKEGEAAFLEQARKVQRYGAAVVVMAFDETGQADTMDRKVEILARAHSLLVNEVGFASEDIVFDPNVFAIATGIDEHSAYGIDFIEATRALKQRFPLAHVSGGVSNVSFSFRGNNHTREAIHAVFLYHAIHAGMDMGIVNAGALPLYDDLDAELRDRVEDVVLNRRADGTERLIEIAERFKGKKSENGDNGAALAWREAPVAERLKHALVHGIDAFVELDTEEARLATTRPLDVIEGPLMAGMNVVGDLFGAGKMFLPQVVKSARVMKRAVAHLIPYIEEEKARSGQTHRSNGKIVIATVKGDVHDIGKNIVAVVLRCNNFEVVDLGVMVAAQHILDAARAENADIIGLSGLITPSLDEMAHMAREMKRQGFSQPLLIGGATTSRAHTALKIAPHLASPVAWVKDASRAVGVAQSLMSPELRADFVAKTEADYADVRARHANRGDAKRLVSIDAARRQAFKPGEHVPEAPKQPGITVFEDWPLAELVPFIDWTPFFQTWELAGRYPAILDDAIVGVEATKLFADARAMLDTIVRERWLQARAVVGIWPAHRVGDDVLVQHARDVGAAPAATVDAATPDCRRTASSVAAGAAPTSQVHTTLRFLRQQVDKPVERPDFCLADFIHDASGPPDWIGAFAVTAGLGIESHIARFEAQHDDYNAILLKALADRLAEALAEALHRKVRRELWGYAADESLDNDALIAEHYRGIRPAPGYPACPDHSEKATLFRLLDAERNAGVKLTENFAMYPTAAVSGYYFAHPQSQYFVVGRVSREQVEDYAKRKGWTLEQAERWLAPNLDYDPE; encoded by the coding sequence ATGACGGTCCTGCCCTGGTTACATCCATCGCGTGTCGCGGCGCTCGAAGCCGCGCTGGTCCATCGCATCCTGATCCTCGACGGCGCGATGGGCACAATGCTGCAGCGGCATGCACTCGACGAGGCCGGCTTTCGCGGCGACCGCTTCCTCGCCGGACACGCCTGTGGCGGTGCCTGCGCGGCGCATGGGCCGCACGATCACGCCCAGAAGGACCTCAAGGGCAACAACGACCTGCTCTCGCTGACCCAGCCACAACTGATCCGCGACGTGCATCGCCAGTACCTCGAAGCCGGTGCCGACCTGCTCGAAACCAACACTTTCAACGCCACGCGGGTTTCCCAGTCCGACTACGAACTCGAACGCATCGTCTACGAATTGAACCGCGAAGGCGCGCGCCTGGCGCGGCTTGAATGCGACGCGATGGAAGCGCGAACGCCAGCGCAGCCACGCTTCGTCGTCGGCGTACTCGGCCCGACCAGCCGCACTGCATCGCTGTCGCCAGACGTGAACAACCCCGGCTTCCGCAACATCGATTTCGACGCCCTGGTCGCGACCTATCGCGAAGCCGCAGACGGGCTGATCGACGGCGGTTCCGACGCGATCATGGTCGAGACCATCTTCGACACCCTGAACGCCAAGGCCGCGCTGTTCGCACTCGATGAAGTGTTTGCCGCGCGCGGCGCGCGCCTGCCGCTGATGATCTCGGGGACCATCACCGACCGCTCCGGCCGCACCCTCAGCGGCCAGACCGCCGAGGCCTTCTGGTACTCGGTGCGCCACGCGAAACCGCTGTCGATCGGCTTCAACTGCGCACTCGGCGCCAAGGACCTGCGCGTCCATCTCGACGTGTTGTCCGAGATCGCCGACACCCATGTCAGCACGCATCCAAACGCTGGTCTGCCGAATGCATTTGGTGGCTATGACGAGACGCCGGAAGACATGGCTGCGGTGCTCGGCGAGTTCGCGCGCGCCGGCCTCTTGAACATCGTCGGCGGCTGCTGCGGCACCACGCCCGAACACATCGCCGCGATCGCGGCCGCGGTGCGCGGTGTCGCACCGCGCGCACTGGCCACGCCAGCGCCGTACACGCGTCTGGCGGGGCTCGAACCGTTCGTGATCACGCCGACCACCAACTTCGTGAACGTCGGCGAGCGTACCAATGTCACCGGCTCGGCGCAGTTCCGCAAGCTGATCAAGGAAGACCGCTACGACGAAGCGCTCGTCGTCGCGCGCCAGCAGGTCGAGAGCGGCGCCCAGATCATCGACGTGAACATGGACGAGGGTCTGCTCGACTCCAAGGCGGCGATGCAGAAGTTTCTGTACCTGATCGCTTCCGAGCCGGACATCGCGCGCGTGCCGGTGATGATCGACTCGTCCAAGTGGGAAGTGATCGAGGCCGGCCTGAAGTGCGTGCAAGGCAAGGCCATCGTCAATTCGATCTCGCTCAAGGAAGGTGAAGCCGCCTTCCTCGAGCAGGCCCGCAAAGTGCAGCGCTACGGCGCGGCGGTGGTGGTGATGGCCTTCGACGAGACCGGCCAGGCCGACACCATGGATCGCAAGGTCGAGATCCTGGCGCGCGCTCACTCGCTGCTGGTGAACGAGGTCGGCTTCGCGTCCGAGGACATCGTCTTCGACCCGAACGTGTTCGCGATCGCCACCGGCATCGACGAGCACAGTGCCTACGGCATCGACTTCATCGAGGCGACACGTGCGCTCAAGCAGCGTTTTCCGCTCGCGCATGTCTCGGGTGGCGTCTCGAATGTCAGCTTCTCGTTTCGCGGCAACAACCACACCCGCGAAGCCATCCACGCCGTGTTCCTGTACCACGCCATCCATGCCGGCATGGACATGGGCATCGTCAACGCCGGCGCGCTGCCGCTGTATGACGATCTCGATGCCGAGTTGCGCGACCGCGTCGAGGACGTGGTGCTGAACCGACGCGCCGACGGCACCGAACGCCTGATCGAGATCGCCGAACGCTTCAAGGGCAAGAAGTCCGAGAACGGCGACAACGGTGCCGCCCTGGCTTGGCGCGAGGCGCCGGTCGCGGAACGACTCAAGCATGCGCTGGTGCACGGCATCGACGCCTTCGTCGAACTCGACACGGAAGAAGCGCGGCTGGCGACGACGCGGCCGCTGGATGTGATCGAAGGGCCGCTGATGGCCGGCATGAACGTGGTTGGCGACCTGTTCGGTGCCGGAAAGATGTTCCTGCCGCAAGTCGTGAAGTCGGCGCGGGTGATGAAACGCGCGGTCGCACACCTGATCCCCTACATCGAGGAAGAAAAAGCGCGCAGCGGTCAGACGCACCGGTCGAACGGCAAGATCGTCATCGCCACGGTCAAGGGCGACGTGCACGACATCGGCAAGAATATCGTCGCCGTTGTCCTTCGCTGCAACAACTTCGAGGTCGTCGATCTCGGCGTGATGGTCGCTGCCCAACACATCCTCGACGCCGCGCGCGCCGAGAATGCCGACATCATCGGCCTGTCCGGCCTGATCACGCCCTCGCTCGACGAGATGGCGCACATGGCGCGCGAGATGAAGCGCCAGGGATTCAGCCAGCCGTTGTTGATCGGTGGCGCAACCACGTCGCGTGCACACACCGCGCTGAAGATCGCGCCGCACCTCGCCTCGCCAGTGGCGTGGGTGAAGGATGCATCGCGCGCGGTCGGTGTCGCGCAGTCACTGATGAGCCCGGAACTGCGCGCCGACTTCGTCGCCAAGACCGAAGCCGACTACGCCGACGTGCGCGCGCGCCATGCCAATCGCGGCGACGCCAAGCGCCTGGTCTCGATCGACGCCGCGCGCCGCCAGGCCTTCAAGCCGGGCGAACATGTGCCGGAGGCGCCGAAGCAACCTGGCATCACGGTGTTCGAGGACTGGCCGCTGGCCGAACTCGTGCCCTTCATCGACTGGACTCCATTCTTCCAGACCTGGGAACTGGCTGGCCGTTATCCGGCCATCCTCGACGATGCCATCGTCGGCGTAGAGGCAACCAAGCTGTTCGCGGATGCGCGCGCGATGCTCGACACCATCGTGCGCGAGCGCTGGCTGCAGGCCAGAGCCGTGGTCGGCATCTGGCCAGCGCATCGCGTGGGCGATGACGTATTGGTGCAACATGCTCGCGATGTAGGAGCGGCCCCGGCCGCGACCGTCGACGCCGCGACGCCGGATTGTCGCCGTACCGCGTCATCGGTCGCGGCCGGGGCCGCTCCTACGTCGCAGGTCCACACGACCTTGCGCTTCCTGCGCCAACAGGTCGACAAACCGGTCGAACGCCCGGACTTCTGCCTGGCCGATTTCATCCACGACGCGAGTGGGCCACCGGACTGGATCGGTGCGTTCGCGGTCACTGCCGGCCTCGGCATCGAGTCACATATCGCGCGCTTCGAGGCGCAGCACGACGACTACAACGCGATCCTGCTCAAGGCGCTCGCCGATCGCCTCGCCGAAGCGCTGGCCGAAGCCCTGCATCGCAAGGTGCGGCGCGAACTCTGGGGCTATGCGGCGGACGAGTCGCTCGACAACGATGCGCTGATCGCCGAGCACTACCGCGGCATCCGCCCTGCCCCGGGTTACCCGGCCTGCCCCGACCACAGCGAAAAGGCGACGCTGTTCCGTCTGCTCGACGCCGAACGCAACGCCGGCGTGAAGCTGACCGAGAACTTCGCGATGTACCCGACCGCGGCCGTCAGCGGCTACTACTTCGCGCATCCGCAGAGCCAGTATTTCGTGGTCGGCCGCGTCTCGAGGGAACAGGTCGAGGACTACGCCAAGCGCAAAGGCTGGACCCTCGAACAAGCCGAACGCTGGCTCGCCCCGAACCTCGACTACGATCCCGAGTAG
- a CDS encoding metalloregulator ArsR/SmtB family transcription factor gives MDLTALSSLFRTLSDATRVRLLVLLEAEELTVAELAAITQLAQPRVSTHLAKLKELDLVRDRRAGVSAYYRFNAEIDDRHAQLWRTMRSAIDDSVLEDDARRLPAVLAKRAKSEGWSDAVAGDMERHYSPGRTWEALARGVMHLVELGDVLDVASGDGVLAELLAPHAKSILCVDASERVISSARERLRPLRHVRVEHGDMHALDLPDARFDLVLLMHALTYSEQPAVAVREAARVLRPGGRLLALTLNRHAHKAAAEEFDHCNLGFTVDELRKLAKKAGLEVIDCEVSSREKRAPNFEVLTLLARKA, from the coding sequence ATGGATCTGACCGCTCTCTCCAGCCTGTTCCGGACCCTGTCCGACGCCACCCGGGTGCGCCTGCTGGTGCTGCTCGAGGCCGAGGAGTTGACCGTTGCCGAACTGGCCGCGATCACCCAGCTGGCGCAGCCGCGCGTGTCGACGCACCTGGCCAAGCTCAAGGAACTTGACCTGGTGCGCGACCGCCGCGCCGGCGTCTCTGCGTACTACCGTTTCAATGCCGAGATCGACGATCGCCACGCGCAGTTGTGGCGCACGATGCGCAGCGCCATCGACGACTCGGTGCTCGAAGACGACGCGCGCCGCTTGCCGGCGGTGCTGGCCAAGCGCGCCAAGTCCGAAGGCTGGTCCGACGCGGTGGCCGGCGACATGGAACGCCATTACTCGCCCGGACGAACGTGGGAAGCGCTGGCGCGCGGCGTCATGCATCTGGTCGAACTCGGCGACGTGCTCGATGTCGCCTCCGGCGACGGCGTGCTCGCCGAATTGCTGGCGCCGCATGCGAAGTCCATCCTCTGCGTCGATGCCAGCGAGCGCGTGATCAGTTCGGCGCGCGAACGCCTGAGGCCGCTGCGCCACGTCCGCGTCGAGCATGGCGACATGCACGCACTCGACCTGCCCGATGCCAGGTTCGACCTGGTGTTGCTGATGCATGCCCTCACCTACTCCGAACAGCCCGCCGTCGCGGTGCGCGAAGCTGCGCGCGTACTGCGTCCGGGCGGTCGGCTGCTGGCGCTGACGCTGAACCGGCACGCGCACAAAGCCGCGGCCGAGGAGTTCGATCACTGCAATCTCGGATTCACCGTCGATGAATTGCGCAAGCTCGCAAAGAAAGCGGGTCTTGAGGTCATCGACTGCGAAGTCAGCTCGCGCGAGAAGCGCGCGCCGAACTTCGAAGTGCTCACGCTGCTGGCGCGCAAGGCATGA
- a CDS encoding acyl-CoA dehydrogenase family protein: MDFAFTEEQLAIQDVARRIAQEKIAPSAEHHDVTGEFPLANIRTLGENGLMGIEVPHEYGGGGMDPISYVLAMIEIAHADCAHSTIVSVNNSLFCNGILKFGTEAQKQLYVRAIAEGREIGAFALTEPQSGSDATAMKCRAVKQADGRFVINGKKSWITSGPVARYIVLFAMSEPGKGAKGITAFMVDTQKPGFHRGKTEPKLGIRASATCEIEFTDYIAEVDEVLGTEGEGFKIAMGVLDAGRIGIASQAVGLARAAYQAAVAYVRERKSFGQPIGSFQMIQAKIADMKCRLDAATILTLRAAWTKGETDKNGGRFSTEAAVAKLTASEAAMFITHQALQIHGGMGYSKEMPLERYFRDAKITEIYEGTSEIQRLVIARNETGLR; the protein is encoded by the coding sequence ATGGACTTTGCATTCACCGAAGAACAACTGGCCATTCAGGACGTTGCCCGCCGCATCGCACAGGAGAAGATCGCGCCGAGTGCGGAACACCACGACGTGACCGGGGAGTTCCCGCTCGCGAACATCCGCACTCTCGGTGAAAACGGCCTGATGGGCATCGAGGTGCCGCACGAATACGGCGGTGGCGGCATGGACCCGATTTCCTACGTGCTGGCGATGATCGAGATCGCGCACGCCGACTGCGCCCATTCGACCATCGTCTCGGTGAACAATTCGCTGTTCTGCAATGGCATCCTGAAGTTCGGCACGGAGGCGCAGAAACAGCTGTATGTGCGCGCCATCGCCGAAGGCCGCGAGATTGGCGCGTTCGCGCTGACCGAGCCGCAGTCGGGTTCGGACGCGACCGCGATGAAGTGCCGCGCGGTGAAACAGGCCGACGGCCGCTTCGTGATCAACGGCAAGAAGAGCTGGATCACCTCGGGTCCGGTCGCGCGCTACATCGTGTTGTTCGCGATGAGTGAACCGGGCAAGGGCGCCAAGGGCATCACCGCGTTCATGGTCGACACCCAGAAGCCTGGCTTCCACCGCGGCAAGACCGAGCCCAAGCTCGGCATTCGCGCTTCGGCGACCTGCGAGATTGAGTTCACCGATTACATCGCTGAAGTCGATGAAGTGCTGGGCACCGAAGGCGAGGGCTTCAAGATCGCGATGGGTGTGCTTGACGCTGGCCGCATCGGTATCGCCTCACAAGCGGTGGGTTTGGCGCGCGCCGCGTATCAGGCGGCCGTCGCCTACGTGCGCGAGCGCAAGAGCTTCGGGCAGCCGATCGGTTCGTTCCAGATGATCCAGGCGAAGATCGCCGACATGAAGTGCCGGCTCGATGCGGCCACCATCCTGACCCTGCGGGCGGCGTGGACCAAGGGCGAGACGGACAAGAATGGCGGCCGCTTCAGCACCGAAGCGGCAGTCGCCAAGCTGACCGCGTCGGAGGCGGCGATGTTCATCACCCATCAGGCGCTGCAGATCCACGGCGGCATGGGTTACTCGAAGGAAATGCCGCTGGAGCGCTATTTCCGTGACGCCAAGATCACCGAGATCTACGAGGGCACCAGCGAGATCCAGCGCTTGGTGATCGCCCGTAACGAGACCGGGCTGCGCTGA
- a CDS encoding DUF1631 family protein — protein MLLDIETRTTRILVAVLLDTLSACDEVLFGRAQQANNGMRQAQYFDDQRQLRDDRDIAANRFRTACRHAFRNMGQPLPGNEAAKRGGGELHLVADEDLELDLALLRIGTCCEDVASRVRHQVRRRLQVLLGLNESMTSPFCGAAIAHMCRAAIAPIELGMESRLLVLKQLERNLANAMEPVLEFANSALLAHGVLPQLRATPAVSRGPAPPASPPAAAATQAVAAASAAAISGTDLNALMAQVAEWLSQNGADAAPEAASTPALEPEQANAVPAETQERELARERRRLEIAERRSAELTRARELRAAAEHSADAVLGGVIDQAHVPQSICEVMRGPLRRHLQAVHARRGESSTEWRNACKLVRDIGWALDPESARSEQAHWREMLPAIGESLRSALHSARIVDHEANRVVRGFSDHCEHLLSLTPPAQVATEIGAIEGASVDAALAAQDEPESCTEATTATPATAHLAAPSFTDALRQVRQLTPGRWFELPDDHGRCQRAKLVWTSATTERCLFVNGQGKLVADRAYARVAHDLAAGSFREIDSAGNRLT, from the coding sequence GTGCTCCTCGACATCGAGACACGCACTACCCGGATTCTGGTCGCTGTATTGCTGGACACGCTGTCCGCATGCGACGAAGTTCTCTTTGGTCGTGCGCAGCAAGCGAACAACGGCATGCGTCAGGCGCAGTACTTCGACGACCAGAGACAGCTCCGCGATGACCGCGACATCGCTGCCAATCGTTTCCGCACAGCCTGCCGGCACGCATTCCGCAACATGGGCCAGCCGTTGCCCGGGAACGAAGCCGCCAAGCGAGGGGGCGGCGAACTTCACTTGGTCGCAGATGAGGATCTCGAGCTGGACCTGGCACTGCTTCGCATAGGCACGTGTTGCGAGGACGTGGCATCACGCGTCCGCCATCAGGTGCGGCGTCGGCTGCAAGTGTTGCTCGGGCTCAATGAGAGCATGACCAGCCCGTTTTGCGGCGCAGCCATCGCGCACATGTGCCGCGCCGCAATCGCTCCGATCGAACTCGGCATGGAATCCCGGCTGCTCGTGCTCAAGCAACTGGAGCGAAATCTCGCAAATGCGATGGAACCGGTGCTTGAGTTCGCAAACTCGGCATTGCTGGCGCACGGCGTGCTTCCGCAACTGCGCGCAACCCCCGCCGTTTCACGAGGCCCCGCGCCGCCAGCGTCCCCGCCCGCTGCTGCGGCAACCCAAGCCGTTGCGGCCGCATCCGCGGCAGCAATTTCCGGCACCGACCTGAACGCCCTCATGGCACAGGTGGCGGAGTGGCTGTCCCAGAATGGCGCGGATGCCGCCCCCGAGGCCGCCTCCACGCCAGCGCTGGAGCCTGAACAAGCCAACGCGGTGCCCGCCGAAACGCAGGAACGGGAACTTGCTCGCGAACGCCGTCGTCTGGAAATTGCCGAACGTCGCAGTGCCGAACTGACCCGCGCGCGCGAGCTTCGCGCCGCCGCGGAACATTCCGCGGATGCCGTGCTCGGCGGCGTGATCGACCAAGCGCACGTGCCGCAGAGCATCTGCGAAGTGATGCGCGGCCCGCTGCGCCGACACCTTCAGGCGGTGCATGCACGTCGCGGCGAAAGCTCAACTGAGTGGCGCAACGCCTGCAAGCTGGTGCGGGACATCGGCTGGGCGCTCGATCCTGAGTCCGCGCGAAGCGAACAGGCGCACTGGCGTGAGATGCTGCCCGCGATCGGCGAATCGCTGCGCTCGGCGCTGCACTCCGCCCGTATCGTCGACCATGAAGCCAACCGCGTGGTGCGCGGCTTCAGCGACCACTGCGAACACCTGCTGTCGCTCACCCCACCTGCCCAGGTGGCGACCGAGATTGGGGCGATCGAAGGGGCCTCGGTCGATGCTGCACTTGCAGCGCAAGATGAGCCCGAGTCATGTACAGAAGCAACGACCGCAACGCCGGCTACAGCGCACCTCGCCGCCCCGAGTTTCACCGATGCGTTGCGTCAGGTTCGCCAACTCACGCCTGGGCGGTGGTTCGAACTGCCCGACGACCATGGCCGTTGCCAGCGTGCGAAGCTGGTGTGGACCAGCGCCACGACCGAACGCTGCCTGTTCGTCAACGGACAGGGGAAACTGGTCGCCGATCGAGCCTATGCTCGAGTGGCCCACGACCTCGCCGCCGGCTCATTTCGCGAAATCGACAGCGCGGGAAACAGGTTGACCTGA